Proteins encoded within one genomic window of Chitinophaga parva:
- the guaB gene encoding IMP dehydrogenase — MPGENKSKFVADGLTFDDVLLVPAYSEVLPREVDITTQLTRNIRLNIPMVSAAMDTVTEATLAIALARQGGIGMLHKNMSIEKQAELVRKVKRSESGMILDPVTLRTDATIAQAQKAMRDNGIGGIPIVDNNGKLVGILTNRDLRFEKDQSRLVSDAMTRENLVTAPEGTSLKQAESILQEYKIEKLPVVDKSGKLIGLITYRDILQTTSYPNAVKDGYGRLLVGAALGITADVLDRAQALLNVGVDVVGLDSAHGHSLGVLECVRKLKKAFPKLDVIAGNVATADGARALADAGADAVKVGVGPGSICTTRVVTGAGFPQLSAIMNAADALRGTGIPVIADGGIRYTGDMVKALVAGASTVMAGSIFAGVEESPGETIIYEGRKFKSYRGMGSIEAMAEGSKDRYFQDVEADIKKLVPEGIVGRVPYKGYLAEVVQQFVGGLRAGMGYSGSKDIATLQQAQFVKITAATVKENHPHDVVITKEAPNYSR; from the coding sequence ATGCCTGGAGAAAACAAGTCAAAATTCGTAGCAGACGGCCTTACCTTCGATGATGTATTGTTAGTGCCCGCCTACTCCGAAGTCCTGCCCCGAGAAGTAGACATCACCACCCAACTTACCAGAAATATAAGACTGAATATCCCGATGGTCTCCGCGGCCATGGATACCGTAACGGAAGCTACGCTGGCCATTGCACTGGCGCGCCAGGGCGGTATCGGTATGCTGCACAAGAACATGAGCATCGAGAAGCAGGCGGAATTGGTACGCAAGGTGAAACGCAGCGAGAGCGGCATGATCCTGGACCCGGTGACCCTGCGCACGGATGCTACCATTGCCCAGGCGCAGAAAGCCATGCGGGATAACGGGATTGGCGGTATTCCCATCGTAGATAATAACGGTAAGCTGGTGGGCATTCTCACCAACCGTGACCTGCGCTTTGAGAAAGACCAGAGCCGCCTGGTGAGCGACGCGATGACCCGGGAAAACCTGGTAACCGCACCCGAAGGCACCAGCCTGAAACAGGCAGAAAGCATCCTCCAGGAATACAAGATCGAAAAGCTGCCGGTGGTAGATAAATCCGGCAAACTCATAGGCCTCATCACTTACCGCGATATCCTCCAGACCACCAGCTACCCTAATGCAGTGAAAGACGGCTACGGCCGCCTGCTGGTAGGCGCAGCCCTGGGCATCACCGCCGATGTGCTGGACCGTGCACAGGCCCTTCTCAATGTAGGGGTGGACGTAGTAGGGCTGGACAGTGCACATGGTCACTCCCTGGGTGTACTGGAATGTGTGCGCAAACTCAAAAAAGCATTCCCGAAACTGGACGTAATAGCCGGCAACGTAGCTACGGCTGATGGCGCCCGCGCCCTGGCAGATGCCGGTGCCGACGCTGTGAAAGTAGGGGTAGGCCCCGGTTCCATCTGTACTACCCGCGTGGTAACAGGCGCCGGCTTCCCCCAGCTCTCCGCCATCATGAACGCAGCTGATGCCCTGCGCGGCACCGGCATCCCCGTGATTGCAGATGGTGGTATCCGCTACACCGGTGATATGGTAAAAGCCCTGGTAGCAGGCGCTTCCACCGTTATGGCCGGCTCCATCTTTGCCGGTGTGGAAGAAAGCCCCGGGGAAACTATCATCTACGAAGGCCGTAAGTTCAAATCCTACCGCGGCATGGGCTCCATTGAGGCCATGGCAGAAGGTAGCAAGGACCGTTACTTCCAGGATGTGGAAGCCGATATCAAGAAGCTGGTACCGGAAGGCATTGTAGGCCGTGTGCCTTACAAAGGTTACCTCGCTGAAGTGGTTCAGCAGTTTGTAGGTGGCCTCCGGGCTGGTATGGGCTACAGTGGTTCCAAAGACATTGCTACCCTGCAGCAGGCCCAGTTTGTGAAGATCACCGCCGCTACCGTGAAGGAAAACCACCCCCATGATGTGGTGATCACCAAAGAGGCGCCCAACTACAGCCGCTAA
- the lnt gene encoding apolipoprotein N-acyltransferase, giving the protein MSSRFRYLLLSILAGILLWLAWPSSPGTVFIFVALTPLLWLADQVKNKKAYWAWMLLAFTIFNVGTTWWVGNTTVPASGVFANLFTALLMTIPFTSFYGVRKRLGRNWGYVALVVYWMTFEYVNLTWEFAWPWLSLGNAMAMHPDWVQWYEFTGVGGGTLWILVVNIMLYECWRGLPEIDMKYLKPILGRLWKPAVVLFVVPFVVNMAATFKYTPPVKASGVEVVIVQPNVDPYGKFGPNEEDDQLNNLLQLSAQQVTPNTRYIIWPETAILNGQIAEESTLPFNPVVQRIVAFLKQHAPGAKLVTGATTWKLYPPNAVDVPYTAQQLPPDGIRGDYFNAAIQVDTAGQVQAYHKSKLVPGVEIIPYVRYLPFMSTFALDMGGAAGGCGLTPGVTLMTGRVKLPGTSAGQKAAVAPVVCYESVFGEYMARQVREGADFLVIMTNDGWWGNTEGYRQHFNYARLRAIETRHWIARSANTGISAFISPKGEVVDPQPYWKAAVIKNNVTFSNTRTLYVRWGDYLYKAAAIFCILLIIYRSYLRFTKRPVYVEEHQPKQSKRSVLG; this is encoded by the coding sequence ATGTCATCCCGTTTTCGCTATTTACTGCTTAGTATCCTGGCCGGTATTTTACTTTGGCTGGCCTGGCCCAGCTCACCCGGTACGGTATTCATTTTTGTAGCCCTCACTCCCTTACTCTGGCTGGCAGACCAGGTAAAGAACAAAAAGGCTTACTGGGCCTGGATGTTACTGGCATTCACCATTTTTAACGTGGGTACCACCTGGTGGGTGGGCAATACCACGGTGCCCGCCAGCGGCGTGTTCGCCAATTTATTTACCGCCCTGCTCATGACCATCCCGTTCACTTCTTTTTACGGCGTCCGCAAGCGCCTGGGACGGAACTGGGGCTATGTAGCCCTGGTGGTATACTGGATGACGTTTGAATACGTAAACCTCACCTGGGAATTTGCGTGGCCCTGGCTCAGCCTGGGCAACGCGATGGCCATGCACCCGGATTGGGTACAGTGGTACGAATTTACCGGGGTGGGCGGCGGCACACTTTGGATATTGGTAGTGAATATCATGCTCTATGAATGTTGGCGCGGGCTGCCTGAAATAGATATGAAGTATCTAAAACCCATCCTGGGCCGCCTGTGGAAACCCGCTGTGGTACTGTTTGTGGTGCCTTTTGTGGTGAATATGGCCGCGACCTTTAAGTATACCCCGCCAGTGAAAGCAAGCGGCGTAGAGGTAGTGATCGTACAGCCGAACGTGGATCCCTATGGCAAATTTGGTCCCAATGAAGAGGATGATCAACTCAATAACCTGCTGCAGCTCAGCGCACAGCAGGTAACACCCAATACCCGCTACATCATCTGGCCGGAAACGGCTATCCTCAACGGGCAGATCGCGGAAGAAAGCACGCTGCCATTCAACCCGGTGGTGCAGCGTATCGTGGCATTCCTGAAGCAGCATGCCCCGGGTGCAAAACTTGTCACGGGCGCCACTACCTGGAAGCTATACCCGCCCAATGCGGTGGACGTGCCTTATACGGCACAGCAGCTTCCGCCGGATGGCATCCGCGGGGATTATTTTAACGCAGCCATCCAGGTGGATACCGCCGGCCAGGTGCAGGCTTACCACAAAAGCAAGCTGGTACCGGGGGTGGAGATCATTCCTTACGTAAGATACCTGCCCTTCATGTCCACCTTTGCCCTGGATATGGGCGGCGCCGCCGGCGGATGTGGGCTTACGCCGGGCGTAACATTAATGACAGGCCGTGTTAAACTTCCGGGCACATCCGCTGGTCAAAAGGCAGCTGTGGCGCCGGTGGTGTGTTATGAATCGGTGTTTGGGGAATACATGGCCCGCCAGGTAAGGGAAGGCGCAGATTTTCTGGTGATCATGACCAACGATGGATGGTGGGGCAATACCGAAGGCTATCGGCAGCATTTCAACTATGCAAGGCTAAGGGCCATTGAAACCCGCCACTGGATTGCGCGCAGCGCTAACACCGGCATTTCCGCCTTTATCAGCCCCAAAGGAGAAGTAGTTGATCCACAACCTTATTGGAAAGCAGCCGTGATCAAAAACAACGTAACATTCAGCAACACCAGAACGTTGTATGTGCGGTGGGGCGATTACCTCTACAAAGCCGCAGCCATCTTTTGTATCTTACTGATTATTTACCGCAGTTACCTGCGATTTACCAAACGGCCCGTTTATGTGGAAGAACATCAACCAAAACAAAGCAAAAGGAGCGTATTGGGATGA
- a CDS encoding alpha/beta fold hydrolase has product MWKNINQNKAKGAYWDEGQGEVVVLLHGFPENNEIWARQTGWLAQHFRVLVPDLPGSGRSPISIPLTIDSMAAFVEAILQQEHISSAVIIGHSMGGYVGLALAALQPALVKGLGLFHSTALADTEEKKEARRKSIKIMEQYGSEAFVRQALPAMFSAATRATHPELVEDYIRMGAQCRKETLIAYYEAMIGRPDRTAVLQQAGFPVLFIMGRDDTAVPLQTIWSQVIMPGTSNIQVLNETGHLGMWEQADVSNQVLYEFITFSSQLHLSRA; this is encoded by the coding sequence ATGTGGAAGAACATCAACCAAAACAAAGCAAAAGGAGCGTATTGGGATGAGGGACAAGGTGAGGTAGTGGTGCTTCTGCACGGTTTTCCGGAGAATAATGAAATATGGGCCAGGCAAACTGGCTGGTTGGCGCAGCATTTCCGCGTGCTGGTACCAGACCTGCCCGGGAGTGGCCGGAGCCCCATCAGTATACCGCTGACAATAGACAGCATGGCGGCCTTTGTAGAGGCCATCCTGCAGCAGGAGCATATCAGCAGCGCCGTGATCATCGGCCACTCCATGGGTGGTTATGTAGGGCTGGCCCTGGCTGCGTTGCAACCTGCACTGGTAAAGGGTTTGGGCCTGTTCCATTCCACTGCCCTGGCAGATACGGAAGAGAAGAAAGAAGCCCGCCGCAAGTCCATTAAGATCATGGAGCAATACGGCAGTGAGGCTTTTGTGCGCCAGGCATTACCGGCCATGTTCAGTGCCGCTACCCGCGCCACCCACCCGGAGCTGGTAGAAGACTACATCCGCATGGGAGCCCAGTGCCGCAAGGAAACACTGATCGCATATTACGAGGCCATGATAGGCCGGCCAGACCGCACGGCCGTGCTGCAGCAAGCCGGTTTCCCGGTGTTGTTCATCATGGGCCGGGACGATACCGCCGTACCCCTGCAAACGATCTGGAGCCAGGTGATAATGCCGGGCACCAGCAACATACAGGTATTAAATGAAACCGGTCATTTGGGTATGTGGGAACAGGCAGATGTGAGTAACCAGGTTTTATACGAGTTCATTACATTCAGCAGCCAACTACATCTCAGTCGCGCATAG
- a CDS encoding PKD domain-containing protein has translation MYYTFVSKDASGNYTYRITLKLFRVCDVSTNENGLAPMPPAVNFRVFDKGTNLQVGDDFYVGRTSMDQKSMVSKDPCMVNPPAVCFQIGTFTTTVTVPTNLQGYVVAFQACCRDENMANIQLETQPGGQRGTGATYFTELPGTATGVLGDNSPVFDKDSAIIVCAGKNFVYPFTATDPDKDSLVYSFCDAYKGGHAISNKNAVPDPADPPPYQTVGYYYPYSGGAPLGPQATIDPHTGVITGVAPNAGKYVVTVCVSEYKNGQLIGVHHKDFHITVTTCIKYVDAVTPDKYTRCDGLTINFLNSSTLGKKYFWDFGDGDTLSTYSTDPLPHTYKVAGTYKVKLVVDPGNPCYDSTTSTVYAYPQFFPSLGFQGLCTQFPTQFNNTSTTNNASDNVAYSRWDFGTGVAGDTSLLANPSFQFPGKGDYTVTLLVRTKQGCEQTLTQKVSIYDNPPLTATGDTAMCYKDALTLQATSTVPGTYSWQPLYNIVNENTASPTVKPALDTAYIVTFTDRQGCTATARTAIDVKTNLAVTAPNDSTICTGDKVHLHATADGPYAYTWLEMPGSRNIGTGSDLDVTPDPPVEHYEVLATLGTCSATAQVTYTSVNPPLADAGPDTTICYGTPALLHATGGTTYRWAPAALLNRSNAADVKAYPENTYHFIVTVTDTLGCPRPVSDTMLVTVVPRIDAFAGNDTIAVMGQPFQLHGSGNGAIRYQWTPPDWLTNPNIANPITNSVKDIRYTLTVYTKEGCTDQDDILVRFMVGPNIYVPNAFSPNGDGRNDLFFPIPVGILHIQYFSIYDRWGNEMFSTNEYMKGWDGNYRGRAANAGTYVWMVRGVDQNNHTVMEKGTVSLIR, from the coding sequence ATGTATTATACTTTTGTGTCTAAAGATGCCAGTGGCAACTACACCTACCGCATTACCCTGAAGCTGTTCCGTGTGTGCGATGTGTCTACCAACGAAAATGGCCTGGCGCCCATGCCGCCGGCCGTAAATTTCCGGGTGTTTGATAAAGGAACAAACCTGCAGGTAGGAGACGATTTTTATGTAGGCCGGACCAGCATGGACCAGAAGTCCATGGTATCCAAAGATCCCTGCATGGTGAACCCGCCCGCCGTTTGTTTCCAGATCGGTACCTTCACTACTACGGTCACCGTGCCTACTAATCTACAAGGCTACGTCGTTGCGTTCCAGGCCTGCTGCCGCGATGAGAATATGGCAAACATACAGCTGGAAACCCAGCCCGGTGGCCAGCGTGGCACCGGTGCTACTTATTTTACAGAGCTACCGGGTACTGCTACCGGGGTATTGGGCGATAATAGCCCCGTGTTTGATAAGGACTCTGCCATCATTGTATGCGCCGGTAAGAATTTCGTATACCCGTTCACCGCTACAGACCCGGATAAAGACAGCCTGGTGTACAGCTTCTGCGATGCTTACAAAGGTGGTCACGCTATCAGCAACAAGAACGCTGTACCAGATCCGGCAGATCCGCCCCCTTACCAGACCGTAGGTTATTATTACCCTTACAGCGGCGGAGCCCCATTGGGCCCGCAGGCTACCATAGACCCGCATACCGGCGTGATCACCGGCGTGGCGCCCAATGCCGGCAAGTATGTAGTAACGGTATGTGTAAGTGAATACAAGAATGGGCAGCTCATCGGCGTGCATCACAAAGACTTTCACATTACCGTGACCACCTGTATAAAATATGTGGATGCCGTAACGCCGGATAAGTATACCCGCTGTGATGGGCTGACCATCAACTTCCTCAACAGCAGTACCCTGGGCAAAAAATACTTCTGGGATTTTGGAGATGGAGACACCCTGTCCACTTACAGTACAGACCCGTTGCCCCATACTTACAAAGTGGCCGGCACCTATAAAGTAAAGCTGGTGGTGGATCCGGGAAATCCCTGCTACGACAGTACCACCTCCACGGTGTACGCTTACCCGCAATTCTTTCCCAGCCTGGGCTTCCAGGGGTTGTGTACGCAGTTTCCCACCCAGTTCAATAACACGTCTACCACTAACAATGCGAGTGATAACGTAGCCTATTCCCGCTGGGACTTTGGCACCGGCGTGGCCGGCGATACGTCCTTGTTGGCCAATCCCTCGTTCCAGTTTCCCGGCAAGGGAGATTATACCGTAACATTGCTGGTACGCACCAAGCAGGGATGCGAACAAACGCTCACACAAAAAGTATCTATCTACGATAATCCGCCGCTTACCGCCACCGGCGATACGGCCATGTGCTACAAAGACGCGCTGACACTGCAGGCCACCAGCACTGTGCCGGGTACCTACAGCTGGCAGCCCCTGTATAATATTGTGAATGAGAACACCGCCTCACCTACCGTGAAACCCGCGCTGGACACGGCTTACATTGTAACCTTCACCGACCGGCAGGGCTGCACCGCCACGGCCCGCACCGCCATTGACGTAAAGACAAACCTGGCTGTAACAGCACCTAACGACAGTACCATTTGCACCGGCGATAAAGTGCACCTGCATGCCACTGCCGATGGGCCTTATGCATATACCTGGCTGGAAATGCCCGGTAGCCGCAACATTGGTACCGGTTCAGACCTGGACGTAACCCCCGATCCGCCGGTAGAACATTATGAAGTACTGGCTACACTGGGCACTTGCTCCGCTACCGCCCAGGTAACGTATACCAGCGTAAACCCGCCCCTGGCAGATGCCGGCCCCGATACCACCATTTGCTATGGTACGCCTGCACTGCTGCATGCCACCGGTGGCACCACTTACCGCTGGGCCCCTGCGGCATTGCTGAACAGGTCCAATGCGGCAGATGTAAAAGCATACCCCGAGAACACCTACCATTTCATAGTAACGGTAACGGATACACTGGGTTGCCCGCGCCCTGTAAGTGATACCATGCTGGTAACCGTGGTGCCCCGGATCGATGCCTTTGCAGGGAATGACACTATTGCGGTAATGGGCCAGCCCTTCCAGTTGCACGGCTCCGGGAATGGCGCTATCCGTTACCAATGGACGCCGCCCGACTGGCTCACTAACCCCAATATTGCCAACCCCATCACGAACAGTGTGAAGGATATCCGCTATACGCTCACGGTGTATACCAAGGAAGGGTGTACTGACCAGGATGATATACTGGTGCGCTTTATGGTGGGCCCCAATATTTATGTGCCCAATGCATTTTCTCCAAACGGTGATGGCCGGAATGATTTGTTCTTCCCCATTCCCGTGGGCATCCTGCATATCCAGTATTTCAGTATTTACGATCGTTGGGGCAATGAAATGTTTTCTACCAATGAATACATGAAAGGCTGGGATGGCAATTACCGGGGCCGTGCCGCCAATGCAGGTACTTACGTGTGGATGGTAAGGGGCGTGGACCAGAATAACCATACGGTGATGGAAAAGGGCACGGTGTCTTTGATCCGGTAG
- a CDS encoding SDR family NAD(P)-dependent oxidoreductase, which translates to MAIALITGATAGFGKACAEKFAAAGYDLIITGRRAERLTGLQAALESQYKIKVLPLAFDVQDQQAVFSILGGIAPEWQAVDILVNNAGGAQGLSPIQDGNLDDWNTMIDTNVKGLLYVSRVVMPWMVARQQGHIFNIGSIAGKQVYANGNVYCASKAAVDAISQGMRIDLLPYGIKVTGVHPGAAETEFSLVRFKGDEEKAANVYKGLTPLTAEDIADIIFYCARLPRHVCINDLVVTPLQQANAFYYDRRG; encoded by the coding sequence ATGGCAATCGCATTAATTACAGGAGCAACGGCAGGTTTCGGAAAGGCATGTGCAGAAAAATTTGCTGCAGCCGGGTATGATCTCATTATTACCGGCCGCCGCGCGGAACGCCTCACCGGGCTGCAAGCCGCGCTGGAAAGCCAATACAAGATCAAAGTGCTGCCCCTTGCATTTGATGTGCAGGACCAGCAGGCGGTTTTCAGCATCCTGGGTGGCATAGCCCCGGAGTGGCAGGCGGTAGACATCCTGGTAAATAATGCCGGTGGCGCCCAGGGCCTCAGCCCCATCCAGGACGGCAACCTGGACGACTGGAACACCATGATAGATACCAATGTAAAAGGCCTGCTGTATGTATCGCGGGTAGTAATGCCCTGGATGGTGGCCCGCCAGCAGGGGCATATCTTTAACATCGGCTCCATTGCAGGTAAGCAGGTATATGCCAATGGTAACGTGTACTGTGCCTCCAAAGCCGCTGTGGATGCTATTTCCCAGGGTATGCGCATTGACCTGCTGCCCTATGGCATTAAGGTAACCGGCGTGCACCCCGGGGCTGCGGAAACAGAATTTTCCCTGGTGCGTTTCAAAGGGGATGAGGAAAAGGCCGCCAATGTGTACAAAGGCCTTACGCCCCTTACCGCGGAAGACATTGCAGACATTATTTTCTATTGTGCCCGGCTGCCCAGGCACGTGTGCATTAACGACCTGGTGGTAACCCCTTTGCAACAGGCCAATGCCTTTTACTATGACAGGAGAGGCTGA
- the dprA gene encoding DNA-processing protein DprA, whose translation MTQELIHQIALTQIPHIGDVLAKRLIDHFGSAKALFQARLRELAEIPEVGRSRALQITQFNNYGPIEAELSFLERFHIQPIFYTDAAYPERLRQCYDAPVLLYKKGAASLDAPRMISVIGTRQPTPYGRATCEALIAGLAPLGVTIVSGMAYGIDVIAHRAALEHGLPTIGVLGHGLDRIYPVEHIPVARQMAHAGGALLSDFMSGTAPDKQNFPKRNRIVAGLTAATLVIETGSRGGSLITADIAFSYNRDVLAVPGRMSDVQSAGCLALVRSNKAQLVTCAQDIIEALGWHLPKPQPVVQPALFVALNSTERAVVELFSGQQPRHIDELFKSSTLPNSEVANAVLSLEMQCVIRSLPGQYYAMA comes from the coding sequence ATGACCCAGGAACTCATACACCAGATAGCCCTCACCCAGATACCCCATATTGGCGATGTACTGGCCAAAAGACTGATAGATCATTTTGGCAGTGCCAAGGCCCTGTTCCAGGCGCGCTTGCGCGAGCTGGCCGAAATCCCCGAGGTGGGCCGCTCCAGGGCGCTACAAATTACACAATTCAACAATTACGGGCCCATTGAGGCAGAACTTTCTTTCCTGGAGCGCTTCCACATACAGCCCATCTTTTATACCGATGCCGCTTACCCTGAGCGCCTGCGCCAGTGCTATGATGCGCCGGTGCTGTTATACAAGAAGGGCGCAGCTTCCCTGGATGCCCCCCGCATGATCAGTGTTATTGGCACGCGCCAGCCCACGCCATACGGGCGGGCCACCTGCGAAGCGCTGATAGCCGGTCTGGCTCCCCTGGGCGTTACCATTGTGAGTGGCATGGCATATGGCATTGATGTCATTGCCCACCGGGCGGCCCTGGAGCATGGGCTGCCTACCATTGGGGTGCTGGGGCATGGCCTGGATCGCATTTACCCCGTGGAGCATATCCCCGTGGCCCGGCAGATGGCTCATGCCGGCGGGGCCCTGCTCTCTGATTTCATGAGCGGCACTGCTCCTGACAAGCAGAACTTCCCAAAACGAAACCGCATTGTAGCCGGCCTCACGGCGGCTACGCTGGTCATTGAAACCGGGAGCAGGGGCGGTTCTTTGATCACTGCAGATATTGCCTTCAGTTATAACCGGGATGTGCTGGCCGTGCCGGGCCGCATGAGTGATGTACAATCCGCAGGCTGCCTGGCGCTGGTGCGCAGTAACAAGGCGCAGCTGGTTACCTGCGCCCAGGACATCATTGAAGCCCTGGGCTGGCATTTGCCCAAACCACAGCCGGTGGTGCAGCCCGCTTTATTCGTGGCTTTGAATAGTACGGAACGCGCGGTGGTGGAGCTTTTCAGCGGGCAGCAGCCCCGGCATATTGATGAGTTATTCAAAAGTTCTACGCTTCCTAATAGCGAAGTGGCCAATGCAGTGCTTAGCCTGGAAATGCAGTGCGTGATCCGGAGCCTGCCGGGCCAGTATTATGCGATGGCGTAG
- a CDS encoding 5'-nucleotidase, lipoprotein e(P4) family gives MLIKRLLLPAAACFFFMACHTTRQSTTAMQPATTAHSTVLQPYGPAWAALWQQQAGEYKALCLQAYQMAALRIDEDLQQPHNKPLAVVTDIDETVLDNSPNTVHQSLQGKGYTQADWEAWTAKVDADTVPGAPTFFRYAVSKGVDVYYITNRVETERAVTLQNLQRWGFPQATDDHLVLRTNTSSKEARRQALAQTHDIIMLVGDNLSDFSAAFDEQLPDARLQAVHNNAAEFGKRFIVLPNPMYGDWESSLYHFQNGLSTQQKDSILRSSLRNY, from the coding sequence ATGCTTATCAAACGTCTCCTGCTCCCTGCTGCTGCCTGCTTCTTTTTTATGGCCTGCCATACTACCAGGCAAAGTACCACTGCCATGCAGCCCGCCACCACAGCGCATTCTACAGTGCTGCAACCTTATGGCCCTGCATGGGCTGCCCTCTGGCAACAACAGGCCGGCGAGTATAAAGCACTTTGTTTGCAGGCCTACCAAATGGCCGCCCTGCGCATAGACGAAGACCTGCAGCAGCCGCATAACAAGCCCCTGGCAGTGGTCACAGATATTGATGAAACAGTGCTGGACAATAGTCCCAACACCGTGCATCAATCCCTGCAAGGTAAAGGGTATACACAGGCAGACTGGGAAGCATGGACGGCCAAAGTGGATGCAGACACGGTGCCCGGTGCGCCCACGTTTTTCAGATACGCCGTATCAAAAGGGGTGGATGTGTATTACATCACGAACCGTGTAGAAACGGAACGCGCCGTAACCCTGCAAAACCTGCAGCGCTGGGGTTTTCCGCAGGCTACTGATGATCACCTGGTACTGCGCACCAATACCTCCAGCAAGGAAGCCCGCCGCCAGGCCCTGGCGCAAACGCACGACATCATTATGCTGGTGGGCGATAACCTCAGTGATTTTTCTGCGGCCTTTGACGAGCAACTGCCGGATGCCCGCCTGCAGGCCGTGCACAATAACGCAGCCGAATTTGGGAAACGCTTCATCGTGCTGCCCAACCCCATGTACGGTGATTGGGAAAGTTCCCTGTATCATTTCCAGAATGGGCTGAGCACACAACAAAAAGATTCCATCCTGCGCAGCAGCCTGCGTAATTACTAG